Below is a genomic region from Henckelia pumila isolate YLH828 chromosome 3, ASM3356847v2, whole genome shotgun sequence.
ATGAGAAGCATCGGCGAGAAGGTAAGTGTAAGTACACGACTCCTCCTCGAATATTTGACGAAAAAGCAACGCATACAACCTCACATAAGAGGATGTCCCCATTGGCGATGATCGAACACTCGTGGTAAACGCTACAACTTTCGGCAAAAAAATTCAATGTTTCATGATTTGTCATAAATCCAATGCTCCAATTCATGATTTTCCACATCAACAATATCCCCTTAGTCATGCTCATGTGTAAAATATTGATAATcggatgcatgatttggataatACTCATAGGGTAAGATCTCATTAACCTAAATCATACATGCATCTCACCAAttgttaattattaattgttaatGAATCTAATTCATTCATGCATGCATCTGAccaattattaatattaattattgataatttttaatttttgaatgaatATCCAAAATCCAAATGAACAAATGTTAGCAAAACAGAgggaatataaaaataaaatgttaaaaaaCCGAATTATAAATATGGGATGAGATTCTAAAAGATACACAATAAGTATTCAACCATAGTAAATATcatttattaatcattaatgcAAAAACGAATATTTATGAATCATTCATGTATAATCGGAATTTATTAATGTATTTatctaattataaatataaataaataaattataattataatataaaatagtaTCTGAAGCGTAAAAATGACCAAACAATATGAAgggcaatatatatatagattgtttgtacatctattaattttttttttctttttttggatGATAGATGGGTTCATTCTAAGGTCTGATTGTTAAACTTTGTTTTATTGTGCTATGTTGCGATGTCAGAGTGTTGTTCATAGATTTTTCCAAAGGTTTTATCTACTTTTTGTGGTGTCGTGTGCCTTGAAGAAATTTCACTCTTCACATATAACCAAACGAAAACTGGAATTTCAATCCAGTTTGATTagaatatcaattttagctAGGACGTTATGTTCGAAAAAAATTGAATTGGTAAGGCATTACACCGACATATATATGTGTTGCAGAGTATATGTGTGTATTACACCGACGTATGTAGATGTTGCAAAGTATAAGTATTATGGATTTAATTATCaatataatcaaatcaaatctcttATTTAGTCAAATCAACATCTTTTAGATGTATTAGGATCGAGTTGTGGcagtaaaacaaaataaagaatAGAATCATAGTAGCAAAACCGACAAATAAATTCATACCAAGACAACTGCAAATTCAACCAAAGCCTAGGTGAGGATTGAAGCAAgctaaaaatgatttttttttcgttAAAGGATGTTCGTAGAATTCTTACACGTACATACATATTTAGAAAATCATTTGCTTAAGATTTGAGGTTGACAATCTGAAACTGGTGCGACAAAAAAACATTCAGACCAACTTAGGATTTTGGAACAATGGATGTCACCACAAATAACATGGGAACTAACTTTTGGAACCGTAATTTTTAGGTCTCTCAGATCATGAAGACACGTTAGCATGTTTAGGTCTAATCTAAATGAAAAATAAGGGTGAGGATTTGTGAAATGAGACTAGGCTAAAGTAACCATGCAGGGTCAAGAAATTGGTCATCAATGATGGACTTACCTATATTggggtggaatagggtcgggacccgtcccgtaaacCTCCTACCCAACTCTCGCCCCGATAAGAATCgagaaactttttttttttccgatcCCGTACTCGAAATATTTCGGGACCCGACTATTCGGGATCCCGTTGGGTAGGGAGAGAAaatcccgaatttttttttcatattcaagatttcgttcaaaaataaaaaaaatgtgataattttagtaaatatactatttagaaacttatatttattaataaaaataaatattcaacttaaaacatataatattaaaatatttcggataatgtttcaaagttttgttaagagaaaaaatgtatcgaataattattaataaaatgtaaataaattttgttaaatagattgtcaaattaatctcttgagtcttgttctacatatttgttttaagtagataattataaatagaattaattaaattattaatttaatttttaaaaaaatacacaaaattaAAATGGCATTTCTTGATTTTACAATTTGATCGccccaacaataaaaattatgcgaattaagtccacaattaagtgatatatgagttgaaacataataatatttatcttattatattaataaagttattaataaaatatattattatattatttcgggacgggtcgggaatcccgtcggAATAAGGTTTTATTCCCGATCCCGCTTCCGATATAAATCGGGATGGAAAAAATCCCGAAAGTTCGGGTCGAAAAAATTTCGGATTGGGATTTTTTTCGGGACGAAAATGGGATGAGATTCGAGAAAAGTTGGGATTTCGACAATTTTTGCCAACCCTTTACCTATATGTACGTTTTCATAATCGAAGTTTTCAATGACATGATTGAGATTTATTAAAATCGTGATAATGAATCATATATTCCAAAGTATGTGAAACACGACTTGAAATGGATTACTGTTGAGGCATGCATCTCGAATGACAATTAATTCTTGAGAGTcgatgggagatcaagattgaTAAAACTTGAACTTATAGAAATCATctgcttaaaaaattttgaggtTGGATCTAAACCTTTAACTTGAGAAGTAACACATAAAAGACATGTACACATAAATCAGCAAGTTAAAGATATTCTAAAAGCAATGAAATTTTTATGTGGCTAAAATTCTAGATTTTCAATAACTAGTGATTAAACAATATATTATGGGTAAGTTAGAAAGATATCAATAAGAAATAAGTAAGGTTGGATATCATGTaatttagttcaatattttatgTCACAAAATTATCATTTTCTAAAGAGATGGAATCCTTTCAATTAAACGATATGAACTAAGCATTACAGAAAATTTACGACAAGATGAGTAGCAAATCTATAATTTAATTCGTAAATAATATATGCAAAACATATTCAAATTTCGTAGAATAAGGTAACAATTATCAAAAACATATTTACGTAGTGACGACATTATGTTTTTCATGGTGATGTAGCAAAAAAATTGATAAGGACATAATAGATGTTGAAGACGATTAAATATTTCATGATTACTATAAAAAATAATGAAGATTTATATTAAAACAATACACAATGAGTCGTCAAGTCGTCAAAATCAAGCTAGAACTGGATTGTAAAGGAAAGTCGTCTTTTATTCATATACTGCTTAGGACAATGATTTCTTTATTTTGGGGATATGATTTGTTTCAATTGACAACCGCTCCTAGACATGTCATTCTTCGAACAtctttaaatattaatttaatttcattccgatgtttaaatattttcatcggtCAATTGTCTATGTGCAACTCACGTACACTTTtctaataacataaaatatcaaaatctcaaaTTTGAACGGTTAATTTGTGCAACTCTCGTACACCTTTCTAGtaacataaaatatcaaaatctcaaaTTTGAACGGTTAATTAAcgttgaaaaaaatataattttccaaAATTAATGCAAAACAATTATCATTTTTCAATGGGGCACTCATGATATTAGTTATATTATgacattaaattattaattatctttttttttttaaaaaaaaaaggatttatttttgaaagattaAAGTATTCATAATTGGAAATGGGAAAAAGAACAAGTGGGCAATTTGGCTCAAAATTTGCCTACGgagtatttattattattattattattattattatgaaatAGCCTACAGAGTTTTCAGTTCCCTTCACAAATACTACAATTGTAAAATCGTTTTCCTTTTTCTGGtagaatattaattaattttcctCGTCGAGGAAAATTTATACCCCATAATCTGCAGCGACACAGATAAGGCGTCGCATTGCTCTAGCCcctgaatcaatttttttagGTTAACTTGTTTTCTTTGCGATTTTTCTTCATAATTAATACATGTCCATTCGGATTGTCTGTGGCTTTTTCCAAGCTTCTGTTTTTCTTGTTTATTCCGATTTAGTTACTTGTTTGGATTAGATACGAAGAAATGTTATTGTAATATACCCTTTTGGATAATATTTCAGGTCACCGAGCTGAGGTTGATTTACTTGAGGGTATATTTGAGCTGCAATGATATTTGCAGTTTATTTGTTATGTGTTTCTGAATGGAGGGATTAATCGAGGTTGATTGAGTTTTCAAGATAACGATGCCATCTGGGTTTGTTTCCAATTTGAATGTTGCTTTTGGTTTTGGCTTCCAAAGGGCTGTTAAAGTGAATCAAGTTCAACACCTTAATTTCATAGAATCTTGCTTATCTCGAAAATTTTCTGGTGCTAGTTTGACCCGTGTAGTATTTAAATATTCTAGCAATCGGTGCCACAGAATAGTGATGGCAGCTTCTGGTTCTTTAACTGCCTCGGGTGATCTTGTGGTCGACAATTTAGCATCTAGTTGTGCAAATTTCTCAAGTTTTGTGAAGCCTATTGGAGTTTATTTTAATGATAGAAGTTATAGAAATTGTCGGAAAGCTAGGGCGAGTTTGAGAAATGTAGAGGCAGAATGTTATCGGGGAGTTCATGGATGTGTCATGCACGATTTTAAGCAGAGCTTCCAAGACTCCAAATCTCCTTTCTTGACAGGACCGAGCAATGGTCGAGCTTTCTCATCATCTTGTTACTCCGATGGAGTAGTACCGGAAATTTTGGCGGTTGATTCTTTCAGTGCTGAGCATCTTTCGAGTCTTGCACTTTCAGCTGAACCGTATGTCTAAAATTGCCCTTGTTTGGTATTATTGTGCTGAAAATGTTATATGAATCTGAAATTCCATTGCAGAATGGTGGTTCTGCCAACATTTGCTGTGGTTTTTCCTATTTGGCATAATTTAAAAGCTTTTCCAGTTTCAACTGAAATCTGAAACCTTCTCACTTTCAGTCTTTATCCAGGTTGAATATGTACCTTTGTATCTCGGTATGATGTTATTGTTTAATCATAACATGTGCATAACAATATGATGAGGAGAAATCTTTcaaattttgttgagttgttatAACATCTGCTACAAGCATTTAGTTCTCATGTAGAGATCATGTTAGTGAtaaattgtgatttttattgcATGTATCATTTGAAAGTTACTGTTTTctttgaagaaatattttaatattcacACTTAATTTAATGCAAGATTCAAATATGGTATTTACAATATTTATAAGTTTGCTTGGTAATTGAATGATATTATACGGATCATATGATAAATATGGCATTGTTTTCTCAATTTTAATTGAAGTAGTGCCCCAAGTCATGCTGTTCTGAAGCTTCTTTCCGGAGTATGTTACCTACCCCATCCAGCTAAAGAGGAAACTGGTGGAGAAGATGCTCATTTTATCTGTGATGAAGAACAGGTGATAGGTGTTGCTGATGGAGTTGGTGGATGGGCAGATGTTGGTGTTAATGCAGGATTGTATGCCCGTGAACTCATGTCTAACTCAGTCAAAGCAATTCATGAAACTCCTAAAGGCAGCATTGATCCATTATCGGTTTTGGAAAAAGCACATGCAGCGACTAAAGCCATGGGCTCATCCACAGCATGCATCATTTCCCTAAAAAACCAGGTTTCACCAAATGCATTTTGCTATGTCGATCCTTTGTTAGGTTCCACCATTAAAATTGAAGAACAGAAAAAGATGTGATAAAAGAAATGCAAGATGACAAGTataattgcaagaataacttGATTTAAGGGTTGGGGAACCACGATGAAAAATAGCTCGAGACAATTAATAGTGTTATCCGAGGAGCGAACTCCAAATAAATTCTACTCATTCCCTCCCCCTCCGTCGTCTTctactttttattatttttgttataaCCTCACTTAACTACTTTATTTCTGAAATCATGCAACAGTCCAACACATTATTCTTACGGTGTTACCTGCAAATTCTTCCTAGTTCTCATGAATCATGATTCTTACTTGCACGGGAATTTGCATTGCATCatcaatttttttgtaaaaggaACAAATCATTCCAATATTCAAAAACATTATAACTCCTGCTGTTTGGTGCTAACTTTTAGCTTCTTTGAA
It encodes:
- the LOC140890761 gene encoding probable protein phosphatase 2C 80 isoform X2, translated to MPSGFVSNLNVAFGFGFQRAVKVNQVQHLNFIESCLSRKFSGASLTRVVFKYSSNRCHRIVMAASGSLTASGDLVVDNLASSCANFSSFVKPIGVYFNDRSYRNCRKARASLRNVEAECYRGVHGCVMHDFKQSFQDSKSPFLTGPSNGRAFSSSCYSDGVVPEILAVDSFSAEHLSSLALSAEPAPSHAVLKLLSGVCYLPHPAKEETGGEDAHFICDEEQVIGVADGVGGWADVGVNAGLYARELMSNSVKAIHETPKGSIDPLSVLEKAHAATKAMGSSTACIISLKNQGLHAINLGDSGFLVIRDGCTIFESPVQQHGFNFTYQLDSDSRGDLPSSGQVFEIPVVPGDVVVAGSDGLFDNLYSIEIAAIVGDAVKDGLSPDAAANKLATFARVRAVDKKKQSPFSAAAQEAGYAYYGGKLDDITVVVSYVS
- the LOC140890761 gene encoding probable protein phosphatase 2C 80 isoform X1, with protein sequence MPSGFVSNLNVAFGFGFQRAVKVNQVQHLNFIESCLSRKFSGASLTRVVFKYSSNRCHRIVMAASGSLTASGDLVVDNLASSCANFSSFVKPIGVYFNDRSYRNCRKARASLRNVEAECYRGVHGCVMHDFKQSFQDSKSPFLTGPSNGRAFSSSCYSDGVVPEILAVDSFSAEHLSSLALSAEPSAPSHAVLKLLSGVCYLPHPAKEETGGEDAHFICDEEQVIGVADGVGGWADVGVNAGLYARELMSNSVKAIHETPKGSIDPLSVLEKAHAATKAMGSSTACIISLKNQGLHAINLGDSGFLVIRDGCTIFESPVQQHGFNFTYQLDSDSRGDLPSSGQVFEIPVVPGDVVVAGSDGLFDNLYSIEIAAIVGDAVKDGLSPDAAANKLATFARVRAVDKKKQSPFSAAAQEAGYAYYGGKLDDITVVVSYVS